From Nitrospirota bacterium, a single genomic window includes:
- the tgt gene encoding tRNA guanosine(34) transglycosylase Tgt, producing MEFRIIAGDGIRRRAELKTGRGIIHTPAFMPVGTIGTVKAMSSDELKELGAEIILGNTYHLYLRPGLDVITALGRLHKFMNWDRPILTDSGGFQVFSLSSFRKIEEHGVQFRSHIDGSLHFIGPVEAMTIQGVLGSDIAMAFDECIPYPATHEYAAKSIGVTSRWARECKDHQNEGQALFGIIQGGMYKDLRKRSTEDMLTIGFDGYAVGGVSVGEPKEEMHEIIYFNAPLLPADRPRYLMGIGDFVDMLAAVDAGFDMFDCVMPTRNARNGSLFTSQGRLSIKRQEFKFDNGPLDPECGCYTCRNYSRGYLRHLFLSREILSMRLNSLHNLYFYQDFFRQMRASIEQGRFGEFKRKWNGIFGRDRTED from the coding sequence ATGGAATTCAGGATCATTGCAGGGGACGGAATAAGGCGCAGGGCAGAGCTCAAAACAGGGAGAGGCATCATTCATACGCCTGCATTTATGCCTGTCGGCACGATCGGCACGGTAAAGGCAATGTCCTCTGATGAACTGAAAGAGCTGGGGGCAGAAATCATTCTTGGCAATACCTATCACCTTTATCTGCGGCCTGGCCTTGATGTGATCACCGCTTTGGGAAGGCTGCACAAATTCATGAACTGGGACCGCCCGATCCTTACTGACAGCGGAGGATTTCAGGTCTTCAGTCTGTCATCGTTCAGAAAGATAGAAGAGCACGGCGTGCAGTTTAGGTCGCATATTGACGGGTCTCTCCATTTCATCGGCCCTGTTGAGGCGATGACGATACAGGGCGTACTCGGTTCTGATATTGCAATGGCATTTGATGAATGCATCCCCTATCCGGCCACACATGAATACGCTGCCAAGTCAATCGGGGTGACCAGCAGATGGGCCCGTGAATGCAAAGACCATCAAAATGAAGGCCAGGCCCTTTTCGGCATTATTCAGGGCGGCATGTACAAGGACTTAAGAAAAAGAAGCACCGAAGATATGCTCACTATCGGATTTGACGGATACGCAGTCGGCGGCGTCAGCGTGGGCGAGCCAAAGGAAGAGATGCATGAGATCATCTATTTCAACGCCCCCCTGCTTCCGGCGGACAGGCCGCGCTATCTCATGGGCATCGGTGATTTTGTAGATATGCTTGCAGCGGTCGATGCGGGCTTTGATATGTTTGACTGCGTTATGCCCACACGCAATGCCAGAAACGGTTCGCTTTTTACCAGTCAGGGCAGGCTCAGCATCAAGCGGCAGGAGTTCAAATTCGATAACGGCCCCCTTGACCCTGAATGCGGCTGCTACACCTGCAGGAACTATTCACGGGGATATCTCCGCCATCTCTTCCTTTCGCGCGAGATCCTTTCGATGAGACTGAACTCGCTCCATAATCTCTATTTTTATCAGGATTTCTTCAGGCAGATGCGGGCCTCGATCGAGCAGGGGAGATTTGGGGAGTTTAAGAGGAAATGGAATGGAATATTTGGGCGGGATCGGACAGAGGATTAA